In a single window of the Diospyros lotus cultivar Yz01 chromosome 10, ASM1463336v1, whole genome shotgun sequence genome:
- the LOC127812055 gene encoding DNA topoisomerase 1-like isoform X8 — MLKLNEKIEELKGILDGLKKDLARVKKGKPPLKSADGKTKKNMNPEALERKIAQTTTKIEKMERDKETKEDLKTVALGTSKINYLDPRITVAWCKRQEVPIEKIFNKSLLAKFAWAMDVDPSFRF, encoded by the exons ATGTTGAAGTTGAACGAAAAGATTGAAGAGTTAAAG GGCATTTTGGATGGGTTAAAAAAAGATTTGGCTCGTGTGAAGAAAGGGAAGCCCCCACTGAAGAGTGCTGATGGAAAGACAAAGAAGAACATGAACCCTGAAGC GTTGGAGAGGAAGATTGCTCAGACCActacaaagattgagaagaTGGAGCGTGACAAGGAAACAAAAGAAGATTTGAAAACGGTGGCATTGGGTACGTCAAAGATCAACTACCTTGATCCTAGGATCACAGTTGCTTGGTGCAAGCGACAAGAAGTTCCTATCGAGAAG ATTTTCAACAAGTCCCTACTAGCAAAGTTTGCTTGGGCAATGGACGTCGATCCCAGCTTCAGATTCTGA
- the LOC127812055 gene encoding DNA topoisomerase 1-like isoform X7 — translation MGKLKKRIQAGDITINIGKDAPVPECPIPGESWKEIRHDNTVTWLAFWNDPINPKEFKYVFLAASSSLKGQSDKEKYEKSRLLKDYIQGIRVTYTKNFASKDITKQQVAVATYLIDKLALRAGNEKDDDEADTVGCCTLKVENVEPIPPNFLKFDFLGKDSIRYLNQVEVELPVFKAIQQFRTGKSGGDDLFDKLDTSKLNAHLKELMPGLTAKVFRTYNASITLDEMLNRETRGGDFAEKVVVYQHANKEVAIICNHQRTVSKSHSAQMLKLNEKIEELKGILDGLKKDLARVKKGKPPLKSADGKTKKNMNPEALERKIAQTTTKIEKMERDKETKEDLKTVALGTSKINYLDPRITVAWCKRQEVPIEKIFNKSLLAKFAWAMDVDPSFRF, via the exons ATGGGAAAGTTGAAAAAACGTATTCAGGCGGGTGATATTACCATAAATATTGGAAAGGATGCTCCAGTTCCAGAATGCCCTATTCCTGGTGAAAG TTGGAAAGAAATCAGGCATGATAATACAGTTACATGGCTAGCTTTTTGGAATGATCCAATCAATCCAAAGGAATTCAAATACGTGTTTTTGGCAGCTAGCAGTTCCTTGAAAGGGCAAAGTGACAAGgagaaatatgagaaatcaagGCTGTTAAAG gACTATATACAAGGCATTAGAGTAACCTATACGAAAAATTTTGCAAGTAAGGATATCACAAAGCAGCAAGTAGCAGTTGCTACTTACCTTATTGATAAACTAGCTCTCAGGGCAGGCAATGAGAAG GATGATGATGAAGCTGATACTGTTGGTTGCTGCACATTGAAAGTAGAAAATGTAGAGCCAATACCTCCAAACTTTCTGAAG TTTGACTTCCTTGGTAAAGATTCAATTAGATACCTAAATCAGGTTGAAGTTGAACTTCCCGTGTTCAAGGCAATTCAGCAGTTCAGAACTG gAAAAAGTGGTGGTGATGATCTCTTTGATAAACTGGATACCAGTAAACTCAATGCTCATTTGAAGGAACTTATGCCCGGTCTTACAGCAAAAGTCTTCCGTACGTACAATGCATCTATCACCTTGGATGAGATG TTGAATAGGGAAACTAGGGGTGGAGATTTTGCTGAGAAAGTAGTTGTTTATCAGCATGCCAATAAGGAG GTTGCTATCATCTGTAACCATCAACGcaccgtctcaaaatctcattCTGCACAAATGTTGAAGTTGAACGAAAAGATTGAAGAGTTAAAG GGCATTTTGGATGGGTTAAAAAAAGATTTGGCTCGTGTGAAGAAAGGGAAGCCCCCACTGAAGAGTGCTGATGGAAAGACAAAGAAGAACATGAACCCTGAAGC GTTGGAGAGGAAGATTGCTCAGACCActacaaagattgagaagaTGGAGCGTGACAAGGAAACAAAAGAAGATTTGAAAACGGTGGCATTGGGTACGTCAAAGATCAACTACCTTGATCCTAGGATCACAGTTGCTTGGTGCAAGCGACAAGAAGTTCCTATCGAGAAG ATTTTCAACAAGTCCCTACTAGCAAAGTTTGCTTGGGCAATGGACGTCGATCCCAGCTTCAGATTCTGA
- the LOC127812055 gene encoding DNA topoisomerase 1-like isoform X1: protein MKFKMMDEIDDDDAPIVFKRSSSASKQNPLTSSTKKSSSQRHDGQLGKRIDEAPSPNGQNSVCQKGKLVPSTMASSAPNAHPEVSNSSAKASAVKSPLASPKTSTSSPTASHMRTMENSKMPASAPDQSKHSSQQNTASAIKEELLFNTGLPHCDSEDSEDNKPLSSKLSTGLSKGNSNNANKGPKNSNLGSSSNQKPRIKHEDLDEEIPLSSKFQLKSNGGPANKKSCDFDEIKPVALKLQQNGSPGKDNLLKKSSTLLNKRTADEFKSSSQSLIKRTKLVNGTSPSVSKQVSKKAESGVDEEDDDHVPISQRMKKSPTLGNKLSSGKQKVAKVVSSSFKKTSKKSTKVVKNSKYSKSSKVPPSSGEGQKWTTLVHNGVIFPPAYKPHGVKMLYKGKPVDLTPEQEEVGTMFAVMLDTDYMNKPKFKENFMNDWRKILGKNHAIQRLEGCDFTPIYEWHQKEKEKKKQMSSEEKKALKEEKLKQEEKYMWAIVDGVKEKVGNFRVEPPGLFRGRGEHPKMGKLKKRIQAGDITINIGKDAPVPECPIPGESWKEIRHDNTVTWLAFWNDPINPKEFKYVFLAASSSLKGQSDKEKYEKSRLLKDYIQGIRVTYTKNFASKDITKQQVAVATYLIDKLALRAGNEKDDDEADTVGCCTLKVENVEPIPPNFLKFDFLGKDSIRYLNQVEVELPVFKAIQQFRTGKSGGDDLFDKLDTSKLNAHLKELMPGLTAKVFRTYNASITLDEMLNRETRGGDFAEKVVVYQHANKEVAIICNHQRTVSKSHSAQMLKLNEKIEELKGILDGLKKDLARVKKGKPPLKSADGKTKKNMNPEALERKIAQTTTKIEKMERDKETKEDLKTVALGTSKINYLDPRITVAWCKRQEVPIEKIFNKSLLAKFAWAMDVDPSFRF, encoded by the exons atgaaatttaaaatgatGGATgagattgatgatgatgatgcaccTATAGTTTTTAAGCGAAGTAGCTCAGCATCAAAGCAAAATCCACTGACATCATCAACGAAGAAGTCATCATCTCAAAGGCATGATGGACAGTTGGGGAAGCGGATTGATGAAGCACCTTCTCCTAACGGTCAGAACTCCGTTTGCCAGAAGGGTAAACTGGTTCCATCTACCATGGCATCATCGGCTCCCAATGCACATCCTGAAGTGTCCAATTCATCTGCCAAGGCATCAGCAGTTAAATCTCCTTTAGCAAGCCCAAAAACTTCAACTTCATCTCCCACAGCATCACATATGAGAACaatggaaaattcaaaaatgcCAGCTTCAGCACCTGATCAGTCAAAACATTCTTCTCAACAGAATACCGCCTCAGCTATTAAGGAGGAGTTGCTGTTCAATACTGGTTTACCTCATTGTGACTCTGAGGATTCAGAAGATAATAAGCCACTGAGCTCTAAACTCTCTACTGGATTATCAAAGGGAAATTCCAACAATGCCAACAAGGGACCAAAAAATTCTAATCTGGGTTCATCTTCAAATCAGAAACCAAGAATCAAACATGAGGACTTAGATGAGGAAATTCCTTTGTCATCAAAGTTCCAGTTGAAGTCAAATGGAGGCCCAGCTAATAAAAAGTCCTGTGATTTTGATGAAATTAAGCCTGTAGCACTGAAACTTCAACAAAATGGTTCTCCTGGGAAAGACAACCTACTTAAAAAATCTTCTACTTTGTTGAATAAGAGAACAGCAGATGAATTCAAATCTTCAAGTCAGTCCTTGATTAAAAGGACAAAACTGGTTAATGGAACCTCACCAAGTGTTAGCAAGCAAGTATCTAAGAAAGCAGAATCAGGGgtagatgaagaagatgatgatcatGTTCCTATCTCCCAAAGAATGAAGAAGTCACCTACATTGGGGAATAAATTGTCTTCCGGAAAACAAAAAGTAGCAAAAGTTGTTTCATCTTCTTTCAAAAAGACAAGTAAGAAGTCCACAAAAGTAGTGAAGAATTCAAAGTACTCCAAGTCGTCAAAGGTGCCCCCTAGCTCTGGTGAAGGACAAAAATGGACTACCTTGGTCCACAATGGTGTCATTTTCCCTCCTGCATACAAGCCTCATGGGGTCAAGATGCTCTATAAGGGGAAGCCAGTTGATTTGACTCCTGAACAAGAGGAG GTTGGAACAATGTTTGCAGTGATGTTAGATACTGATTATATGAACAAACCAAAATTCAAAGAGAACTTCATGAATGACTGGAGAAAAATACTCGGGAAAAACCATGCAATTCAGAGGTTGGAAGGTTGTGATTTTACCCCAATATATGAATGGCAtcagaaggagaaggagaagaagaagcaaatgaGCTCAGAA GAGAAGAAGGCCTTGAAAGAAGAGAAACTGAAGCAGGAGGAGAAGTACATGTGGGCTATCGTTGATGGTGTCAAGGAGAAG GTTGGAAACTTTAGAGTTGAACCACCTGGTTTGTTTCGAGGCCGTGGAGAGCACCCAAAG ATGGGAAAGTTGAAAAAACGTATTCAGGCGGGTGATATTACCATAAATATTGGAAAGGATGCTCCAGTTCCAGAATGCCCTATTCCTGGTGAAAG TTGGAAAGAAATCAGGCATGATAATACAGTTACATGGCTAGCTTTTTGGAATGATCCAATCAATCCAAAGGAATTCAAATACGTGTTTTTGGCAGCTAGCAGTTCCTTGAAAGGGCAAAGTGACAAGgagaaatatgagaaatcaagGCTGTTAAAG gACTATATACAAGGCATTAGAGTAACCTATACGAAAAATTTTGCAAGTAAGGATATCACAAAGCAGCAAGTAGCAGTTGCTACTTACCTTATTGATAAACTAGCTCTCAGGGCAGGCAATGAGAAG GATGATGATGAAGCTGATACTGTTGGTTGCTGCACATTGAAAGTAGAAAATGTAGAGCCAATACCTCCAAACTTTCTGAAG TTTGACTTCCTTGGTAAAGATTCAATTAGATACCTAAATCAGGTTGAAGTTGAACTTCCCGTGTTCAAGGCAATTCAGCAGTTCAGAACTG gAAAAAGTGGTGGTGATGATCTCTTTGATAAACTGGATACCAGTAAACTCAATGCTCATTTGAAGGAACTTATGCCCGGTCTTACAGCAAAAGTCTTCCGTACGTACAATGCATCTATCACCTTGGATGAGATG TTGAATAGGGAAACTAGGGGTGGAGATTTTGCTGAGAAAGTAGTTGTTTATCAGCATGCCAATAAGGAG GTTGCTATCATCTGTAACCATCAACGcaccgtctcaaaatctcattCTGCACAAATGTTGAAGTTGAACGAAAAGATTGAAGAGTTAAAG GGCATTTTGGATGGGTTAAAAAAAGATTTGGCTCGTGTGAAGAAAGGGAAGCCCCCACTGAAGAGTGCTGATGGAAAGACAAAGAAGAACATGAACCCTGAAGC GTTGGAGAGGAAGATTGCTCAGACCActacaaagattgagaagaTGGAGCGTGACAAGGAAACAAAAGAAGATTTGAAAACGGTGGCATTGGGTACGTCAAAGATCAACTACCTTGATCCTAGGATCACAGTTGCTTGGTGCAAGCGACAAGAAGTTCCTATCGAGAAG ATTTTCAACAAGTCCCTACTAGCAAAGTTTGCTTGGGCAATGGACGTCGATCCCAGCTTCAGATTCTGA
- the LOC127812055 gene encoding DNA topoisomerase 1 beta-like isoform X6, which translates to MWAIVDGVKEKVGNFRVEPPGLFRGRGEHPKMGKLKKRIQAGDITINIGKDAPVPECPIPGESWKEIRHDNTVTWLAFWNDPINPKEFKYVFLAASSSLKGQSDKEKYEKSRLLKDYIQGIRVTYTKNFASKDITKQQVAVATYLIDKLALRAGNEKDDDEADTVGCCTLKVENVEPIPPNFLKFDFLGKDSIRYLNQVEVELPVFKAIQQFRTGKSGGDDLFDKLDTSKLNAHLKELMPGLTAKVFRTYNASITLDEMLNRETRGGDFAEKVVVYQHANKEVAIICNHQRTVSKSHSAQMLKLNEKIEELKGILDGLKKDLARVKKGKPPLKSADGKTKKNMNPEALERKIAQTTTKIEKMERDKETKEDLKTVALGTSKINYLDPRITVAWCKRQEVPIEKIFNKSLLAKFAWAMDVDPSFRF; encoded by the exons ATGTGGGCTATCGTTGATGGTGTCAAGGAGAAG GTTGGAAACTTTAGAGTTGAACCACCTGGTTTGTTTCGAGGCCGTGGAGAGCACCCAAAG ATGGGAAAGTTGAAAAAACGTATTCAGGCGGGTGATATTACCATAAATATTGGAAAGGATGCTCCAGTTCCAGAATGCCCTATTCCTGGTGAAAG TTGGAAAGAAATCAGGCATGATAATACAGTTACATGGCTAGCTTTTTGGAATGATCCAATCAATCCAAAGGAATTCAAATACGTGTTTTTGGCAGCTAGCAGTTCCTTGAAAGGGCAAAGTGACAAGgagaaatatgagaaatcaagGCTGTTAAAG gACTATATACAAGGCATTAGAGTAACCTATACGAAAAATTTTGCAAGTAAGGATATCACAAAGCAGCAAGTAGCAGTTGCTACTTACCTTATTGATAAACTAGCTCTCAGGGCAGGCAATGAGAAG GATGATGATGAAGCTGATACTGTTGGTTGCTGCACATTGAAAGTAGAAAATGTAGAGCCAATACCTCCAAACTTTCTGAAG TTTGACTTCCTTGGTAAAGATTCAATTAGATACCTAAATCAGGTTGAAGTTGAACTTCCCGTGTTCAAGGCAATTCAGCAGTTCAGAACTG gAAAAAGTGGTGGTGATGATCTCTTTGATAAACTGGATACCAGTAAACTCAATGCTCATTTGAAGGAACTTATGCCCGGTCTTACAGCAAAAGTCTTCCGTACGTACAATGCATCTATCACCTTGGATGAGATG TTGAATAGGGAAACTAGGGGTGGAGATTTTGCTGAGAAAGTAGTTGTTTATCAGCATGCCAATAAGGAG GTTGCTATCATCTGTAACCATCAACGcaccgtctcaaaatctcattCTGCACAAATGTTGAAGTTGAACGAAAAGATTGAAGAGTTAAAG GGCATTTTGGATGGGTTAAAAAAAGATTTGGCTCGTGTGAAGAAAGGGAAGCCCCCACTGAAGAGTGCTGATGGAAAGACAAAGAAGAACATGAACCCTGAAGC GTTGGAGAGGAAGATTGCTCAGACCActacaaagattgagaagaTGGAGCGTGACAAGGAAACAAAAGAAGATTTGAAAACGGTGGCATTGGGTACGTCAAAGATCAACTACCTTGATCCTAGGATCACAGTTGCTTGGTGCAAGCGACAAGAAGTTCCTATCGAGAAG ATTTTCAACAAGTCCCTACTAGCAAAGTTTGCTTGGGCAATGGACGTCGATCCCAGCTTCAGATTCTGA
- the LOC127812055 gene encoding DNA topoisomerase 1 alpha-like isoform X2, producing the protein MKFKMMDEIDDDDAPIVFKRSSSASKQNPLTSSTKKSSSQRHDGQLGKRIDEAPSPNGQNSVCQKGKLVPSTMASSAPNAHPEVSNSSAKASAVKSPLASPKTSTSSPTASHMRTMENSKMPASAPDQSKHSSQQNTASAIKEELLFNTGLPHCDSEDSEDNKPLSSKLSTGLSKGNSNNANKGPKNSNLGSSSNQKPRIKHEDLDEEIPLSSKFQLKSNGGPANKKSCDFDEIKPVALKLQQNGSPGKDNLLKKSSTLLNKRTADEFKSSSQSLIKRTKLVNGTSPSVSKQVSKKAESGVDEEDDDHVPISQRMKKSPTLGNKLSSGKQKVAKVVSSSFKKTSKKSTKVVKNSKYSKSSKVPPSSGEGQKWTTLVHNGVIFPPAYKPHGVKMLYKGKPVDLTPEQEEVGTMFAVMLDTDYMNKPKFKENFMNDWRKILGKNHAIQRLEGCDFTPIYEWHQKEKEKKKQMSSEEKKALKEEKLKQEEKYMWAIVDGVKEKVGNFRVEPPGLFRGRGEHPKMGKLKKRIQAGDITINIGKDAPVPECPIPGESWKEIRHDNTVTWLAFWNDPINPKEFKYVFLAASSSLKGQSDKEKYEKSRLLKDYIQGIRVTYTKNFASKDITKQQVAVATYLIDKLALRAGNEKDDDEADTVGCCTLKVENVEPIPPNFLKFDFLGKDSIRYLNQVEVELPVFKAIQQFRTGKSGGDDLFDKLDTSKLNAHLKELMPGLTAKVFRTYNASITLDEMLNRETRGGDFAEKVVVYQHANKEVAIICNHQRTVSKSHSAQMLKLNEKIEELKGILDGLKKDLARVKKGKPPLKSADGKTKKNMNPEALQVGEEDCSDHYKD; encoded by the exons atgaaatttaaaatgatGGATgagattgatgatgatgatgcaccTATAGTTTTTAAGCGAAGTAGCTCAGCATCAAAGCAAAATCCACTGACATCATCAACGAAGAAGTCATCATCTCAAAGGCATGATGGACAGTTGGGGAAGCGGATTGATGAAGCACCTTCTCCTAACGGTCAGAACTCCGTTTGCCAGAAGGGTAAACTGGTTCCATCTACCATGGCATCATCGGCTCCCAATGCACATCCTGAAGTGTCCAATTCATCTGCCAAGGCATCAGCAGTTAAATCTCCTTTAGCAAGCCCAAAAACTTCAACTTCATCTCCCACAGCATCACATATGAGAACaatggaaaattcaaaaatgcCAGCTTCAGCACCTGATCAGTCAAAACATTCTTCTCAACAGAATACCGCCTCAGCTATTAAGGAGGAGTTGCTGTTCAATACTGGTTTACCTCATTGTGACTCTGAGGATTCAGAAGATAATAAGCCACTGAGCTCTAAACTCTCTACTGGATTATCAAAGGGAAATTCCAACAATGCCAACAAGGGACCAAAAAATTCTAATCTGGGTTCATCTTCAAATCAGAAACCAAGAATCAAACATGAGGACTTAGATGAGGAAATTCCTTTGTCATCAAAGTTCCAGTTGAAGTCAAATGGAGGCCCAGCTAATAAAAAGTCCTGTGATTTTGATGAAATTAAGCCTGTAGCACTGAAACTTCAACAAAATGGTTCTCCTGGGAAAGACAACCTACTTAAAAAATCTTCTACTTTGTTGAATAAGAGAACAGCAGATGAATTCAAATCTTCAAGTCAGTCCTTGATTAAAAGGACAAAACTGGTTAATGGAACCTCACCAAGTGTTAGCAAGCAAGTATCTAAGAAAGCAGAATCAGGGgtagatgaagaagatgatgatcatGTTCCTATCTCCCAAAGAATGAAGAAGTCACCTACATTGGGGAATAAATTGTCTTCCGGAAAACAAAAAGTAGCAAAAGTTGTTTCATCTTCTTTCAAAAAGACAAGTAAGAAGTCCACAAAAGTAGTGAAGAATTCAAAGTACTCCAAGTCGTCAAAGGTGCCCCCTAGCTCTGGTGAAGGACAAAAATGGACTACCTTGGTCCACAATGGTGTCATTTTCCCTCCTGCATACAAGCCTCATGGGGTCAAGATGCTCTATAAGGGGAAGCCAGTTGATTTGACTCCTGAACAAGAGGAG GTTGGAACAATGTTTGCAGTGATGTTAGATACTGATTATATGAACAAACCAAAATTCAAAGAGAACTTCATGAATGACTGGAGAAAAATACTCGGGAAAAACCATGCAATTCAGAGGTTGGAAGGTTGTGATTTTACCCCAATATATGAATGGCAtcagaaggagaaggagaagaagaagcaaatgaGCTCAGAA GAGAAGAAGGCCTTGAAAGAAGAGAAACTGAAGCAGGAGGAGAAGTACATGTGGGCTATCGTTGATGGTGTCAAGGAGAAG GTTGGAAACTTTAGAGTTGAACCACCTGGTTTGTTTCGAGGCCGTGGAGAGCACCCAAAG ATGGGAAAGTTGAAAAAACGTATTCAGGCGGGTGATATTACCATAAATATTGGAAAGGATGCTCCAGTTCCAGAATGCCCTATTCCTGGTGAAAG TTGGAAAGAAATCAGGCATGATAATACAGTTACATGGCTAGCTTTTTGGAATGATCCAATCAATCCAAAGGAATTCAAATACGTGTTTTTGGCAGCTAGCAGTTCCTTGAAAGGGCAAAGTGACAAGgagaaatatgagaaatcaagGCTGTTAAAG gACTATATACAAGGCATTAGAGTAACCTATACGAAAAATTTTGCAAGTAAGGATATCACAAAGCAGCAAGTAGCAGTTGCTACTTACCTTATTGATAAACTAGCTCTCAGGGCAGGCAATGAGAAG GATGATGATGAAGCTGATACTGTTGGTTGCTGCACATTGAAAGTAGAAAATGTAGAGCCAATACCTCCAAACTTTCTGAAG TTTGACTTCCTTGGTAAAGATTCAATTAGATACCTAAATCAGGTTGAAGTTGAACTTCCCGTGTTCAAGGCAATTCAGCAGTTCAGAACTG gAAAAAGTGGTGGTGATGATCTCTTTGATAAACTGGATACCAGTAAACTCAATGCTCATTTGAAGGAACTTATGCCCGGTCTTACAGCAAAAGTCTTCCGTACGTACAATGCATCTATCACCTTGGATGAGATG TTGAATAGGGAAACTAGGGGTGGAGATTTTGCTGAGAAAGTAGTTGTTTATCAGCATGCCAATAAGGAG GTTGCTATCATCTGTAACCATCAACGcaccgtctcaaaatctcattCTGCACAAATGTTGAAGTTGAACGAAAAGATTGAAGAGTTAAAG GGCATTTTGGATGGGTTAAAAAAAGATTTGGCTCGTGTGAAGAAAGGGAAGCCCCCACTGAAGAGTGCTGATGGAAAGACAAAGAAGAACATGAACCCTGAAGC TTTACAGGTTGGAGAGGAAGATTGCTCAGACCActacaaagattga
- the LOC127812055 gene encoding DNA topoisomerase 1 alpha-like isoform X5 encodes MKFKMMDEIDDDDAPIVFKRSSSASKQNPLTSSTKKSSSQRHDGQLGKRIDEAPSPNGQNSVCQKGKLVPSTMASSAPNAHPEVSNSSAKASAVKSPLASPKTSTSSPTASHMRTMENSKMPASAPDQSKHSSQQNTASAIKEELLFNTGLPHCDSEDSEDNKPLSSKLSTGLSKGNSNNANKGPKNSNLGSSSNQKPRIKHEDLDEEIPLSSKFQLKSNGGPANKKSCDFDEIKPVALKLQQNGSPGKDNLLKKSSTLLNKRTADEFKSSSQSLIKRTKLVNGTSPSVSKQVSKKAESGVDEEDDDHVPISQRMKKSPTLGNKLSSGKQKVAKVVSSSFKKTSKKSTKVVKNSKYSKSSKVPPSSGEGQKWTTLVHNGVIFPPAYKPHGVKMLYKGKPVDLTPEQEEVGTMFAVMLDTDYMNKPKFKENFMNDWRKILGKNHAIQRLEGCDFTPIYEWHQKEKEKKKQMSSEEKKALKEEKLKQEEKYMWAIVDGVKEKVGNFRVEPPGLFRGRGEHPKMGKLKKRIQAGDITINIGKDAPVPECPIPGESWKEIRHDNTVTWLAFWNDPINPKEFKYVFLAASSSLKGQSDKEKYEKSRLLKDYIQGIRVTYTKNFASKDITKQQVAVATYLIDKLALRAGNEKDDDEADTVGCCTLKVENVEPIPPNFLKFDFLGKDSIRYLNQVEVELPVFKAIQQFRTGKSGGDDLFDKLDTSKLNAHLKELMPGLTAKVFLE; translated from the exons atgaaatttaaaatgatGGATgagattgatgatgatgatgcaccTATAGTTTTTAAGCGAAGTAGCTCAGCATCAAAGCAAAATCCACTGACATCATCAACGAAGAAGTCATCATCTCAAAGGCATGATGGACAGTTGGGGAAGCGGATTGATGAAGCACCTTCTCCTAACGGTCAGAACTCCGTTTGCCAGAAGGGTAAACTGGTTCCATCTACCATGGCATCATCGGCTCCCAATGCACATCCTGAAGTGTCCAATTCATCTGCCAAGGCATCAGCAGTTAAATCTCCTTTAGCAAGCCCAAAAACTTCAACTTCATCTCCCACAGCATCACATATGAGAACaatggaaaattcaaaaatgcCAGCTTCAGCACCTGATCAGTCAAAACATTCTTCTCAACAGAATACCGCCTCAGCTATTAAGGAGGAGTTGCTGTTCAATACTGGTTTACCTCATTGTGACTCTGAGGATTCAGAAGATAATAAGCCACTGAGCTCTAAACTCTCTACTGGATTATCAAAGGGAAATTCCAACAATGCCAACAAGGGACCAAAAAATTCTAATCTGGGTTCATCTTCAAATCAGAAACCAAGAATCAAACATGAGGACTTAGATGAGGAAATTCCTTTGTCATCAAAGTTCCAGTTGAAGTCAAATGGAGGCCCAGCTAATAAAAAGTCCTGTGATTTTGATGAAATTAAGCCTGTAGCACTGAAACTTCAACAAAATGGTTCTCCTGGGAAAGACAACCTACTTAAAAAATCTTCTACTTTGTTGAATAAGAGAACAGCAGATGAATTCAAATCTTCAAGTCAGTCCTTGATTAAAAGGACAAAACTGGTTAATGGAACCTCACCAAGTGTTAGCAAGCAAGTATCTAAGAAAGCAGAATCAGGGgtagatgaagaagatgatgatcatGTTCCTATCTCCCAAAGAATGAAGAAGTCACCTACATTGGGGAATAAATTGTCTTCCGGAAAACAAAAAGTAGCAAAAGTTGTTTCATCTTCTTTCAAAAAGACAAGTAAGAAGTCCACAAAAGTAGTGAAGAATTCAAAGTACTCCAAGTCGTCAAAGGTGCCCCCTAGCTCTGGTGAAGGACAAAAATGGACTACCTTGGTCCACAATGGTGTCATTTTCCCTCCTGCATACAAGCCTCATGGGGTCAAGATGCTCTATAAGGGGAAGCCAGTTGATTTGACTCCTGAACAAGAGGAG GTTGGAACAATGTTTGCAGTGATGTTAGATACTGATTATATGAACAAACCAAAATTCAAAGAGAACTTCATGAATGACTGGAGAAAAATACTCGGGAAAAACCATGCAATTCAGAGGTTGGAAGGTTGTGATTTTACCCCAATATATGAATGGCAtcagaaggagaaggagaagaagaagcaaatgaGCTCAGAA GAGAAGAAGGCCTTGAAAGAAGAGAAACTGAAGCAGGAGGAGAAGTACATGTGGGCTATCGTTGATGGTGTCAAGGAGAAG GTTGGAAACTTTAGAGTTGAACCACCTGGTTTGTTTCGAGGCCGTGGAGAGCACCCAAAG ATGGGAAAGTTGAAAAAACGTATTCAGGCGGGTGATATTACCATAAATATTGGAAAGGATGCTCCAGTTCCAGAATGCCCTATTCCTGGTGAAAG TTGGAAAGAAATCAGGCATGATAATACAGTTACATGGCTAGCTTTTTGGAATGATCCAATCAATCCAAAGGAATTCAAATACGTGTTTTTGGCAGCTAGCAGTTCCTTGAAAGGGCAAAGTGACAAGgagaaatatgagaaatcaagGCTGTTAAAG gACTATATACAAGGCATTAGAGTAACCTATACGAAAAATTTTGCAAGTAAGGATATCACAAAGCAGCAAGTAGCAGTTGCTACTTACCTTATTGATAAACTAGCTCTCAGGGCAGGCAATGAGAAG GATGATGATGAAGCTGATACTGTTGGTTGCTGCACATTGAAAGTAGAAAATGTAGAGCCAATACCTCCAAACTTTCTGAAG TTTGACTTCCTTGGTAAAGATTCAATTAGATACCTAAATCAGGTTGAAGTTGAACTTCCCGTGTTCAAGGCAATTCAGCAGTTCAGAACTG gAAAAAGTGGTGGTGATGATCTCTTTGATAAACTGGATACCAGTAAACTCAATGCTCATTTGAAGGAACTTATGCCCGGTCTTACAGCAAAAGTCTTCC TTGAATAG